Genomic segment of uncultured Desulfobacter sp.:
CGGTTGTTTGCGATGATCGGGGTTCCGCAGGCCATGGCTTCGATAACGGAAAGGCCGAAGGGCTCGTTGAAATTGATAGGGTGAAGCAGTGCAAGGGCTTTGCCTAATAGTTTATTTCTTTTTTCGGGTCCGACACTGCCCAGATAAACCACACTAGCATCATCGATGAACGGCTGGATATCGTCTTTAAAATATGCGCTGTCCTGGATAATCCCTGCCATGATCAGTCTTTTGCCGCATGCCCGGGCGATTTCAATGGCCTCTTTAGCGCCTTTATCCGGATGGATACGGCCGAAAAACAACAGATAGTCTTCCGGGTCTGTTTGGAAATCAAATTCATTTATATCAATGCCATGGTGAATGGTGTCAATATAATCCAGGTCTTCGGCCCGGTCGGCATCACTGATGGAAACATAGAATGTTTTTTTATTGTACTTGCGATACACCGGTAAAATTCCAGGGGATGAAAAACCGTGGATGGTTGTCACCACCGGTGTTCTGGTAAGGCCAGTATAGGTTAAAGGAAGAAAATCAAAATTATTGTGTATGATATCAAATTCTTCTGCATGATCGAATAATTCGGAGATGTGAAGACATTCGTATACCTTGGGAATGATGTTTGAATCCTCTTCATATCCCCTGGTGCACACGGCATGCAGGCTGCCGTGTGTAATCGAATCCCCTGTGGCAAACAGCGTGACGTCATGACCAAGGCCCACCAGGGCTTCAGTCAGCAATGAAGCTATCTTTTCCCAGGGGCCGTAGTGCCGTGGAGGGGTGCGCCAGGCAATGGGTGACAGCATGGCAATGCGCATAAAATTGTCCTTTATATTTACCCTGTTGAATAGGATGAAGACGGATGCAGCAGTTCATCTGCATAGAGTTTTTGCAGTGTCATTAGCGACAGCAGCCAGGCAAGCGTTGATTCCGCCCCCTGGTTCTGGTTGATGCCATCCACCATCAGTCCGTCCCGGCATCCGCCGTTTTTCGGGTCATACAGCGGCATGTTCAAATCATTGTGCCCCAGAAACCAGTTAAAACACATGACGGCTCGCTCGAACCATTGCCGGTCATGGGAAATGTCGTAGGCTGCGGCACATGCTTCAACCATGGTTTTGGCTTCGATGGGCTGCTGATCAAATCTGGCTCTTTCTTCTTTTTTTCTATACCAGCCGTGACAGCCGATGGGGACAAAATGGTGATCT
This window contains:
- a CDS encoding glycosyltransferase, which gives rise to MRIAMLSPIAWRTPPRHYGPWEKIASLLTEALVGLGHDVTLFATGDSITHGSLHAVCTRGYEEDSNIIPKVYECLHISELFDHAEEFDIIHNNFDFLPLTYTGLTRTPVVTTIHGFSSPGILPVYRKYNKKTFYVSISDADRAEDLDYIDTIHHGIDINEFDFQTDPEDYLLFFGRIHPDKGAKEAIEIARACGKRLIMAGIIQDSAYFKDDIQPFIDDASVVYLGSVGPEKRNKLLGKALALLHPINFNEPFGLSVIEAMACGTPIIANNRGSMPELIRNKKNGFLVSGIHEAVGAVERIRDIDREFCRRTVMDHFTIDCMVKKYIRVYEQIMETTRREDHRPWGFYRILSDENTVKNKKIVVYPGKRLSLQRHRYRDEHWYIVSGKGMWTLGEKTVPVTAGQSVDIPRKSIHRIENSGQENLVFMEIQTGDYFGEDDIERLADDFGRI